A window from Brachyhypopomus gauderio isolate BG-103 chromosome 6, BGAUD_0.2, whole genome shotgun sequence encodes these proteins:
- the fam83hb gene encoding protein FAM83H: MAHRSQSSSVGDNPLDPNYLPPHYCEEYRLAIDALVESDIEGYYNFLQNANVVDFLSRPEIEHIKSTVQFPQSTSSIPELPYGDVDQEGSSDTYWPLHSDLDAPGLDLGWPMLQHSFIGPTEVTTLVNPSDPEMPSIKEQARRLIKNAKQVIAVVMDMFTDVDIFADLLDAATRRVPVYILLDELNAHHFIAMVTSCKVNLDMIPMMRVRTVAGITYFCRTGKSFKGQVMDRFLLADCRAVLSGNYSFMWSFEKIHRCIAHLFLGELVASFDEEFRILFAQSQPLVVENALVPVPPDSTSSYLSNQFGLKRTQSLRNPRGYLRHPELSAYSFGDRTDSFRRDDPFRHSMEPGGAALGLQVNKFRMQQSFLEQGRSMVSSSRQLELNAYKRHSYAEGTRESYSSSRQYMKHRVMNNLEEMESNYQRDQYFYQGEGPGPEVGHGRYDPLRSYGVHQLDQYSDPGYLPELEAPGCHDVLSSEDLGHDPGNKHHQGGIHYGPPSQKRPTVGQAYACQNSPTQLNPPDHKMFPSGEPERQSQDPSLKQGLRNWRIHSYLSTCEDAGEEGLQQPMGAEAFEEPQQLSENKPFYPEAPGGHFNSKELPNIQSTHKLDLRPRFGKPLLPEKQLPKDASTELTSTGTDLQMRPTISATLHMPEGMDSERETDSRELKEISTKHESFRSRINPMLQRSSRLRSSLIFSSSKLEQHSSMLNTGVKLQQDEENSSIRTSSIVAEMLEKRRSLSREPFDWSKHKSSDEKDNKGLVSSDTTSKVQLFARDTKDNFTKDNKEEPKTSVSEDQDKKLQTESSVPTLINPSLNMNDPASRLQYFKELSEKKKEIKTVTKSLIKSQEPPSNKLEVSDIPPGRVATIPAVPPAEPTPVSTMQTALPKKLPLVTTRFQSSGLTVDKTHKDSSMLKEESTESTKKESSKETKSLKPIPSPKFFKRDSLKPFKGSHSRHTSCGEDILTDATDAEKSELKKSRSLSTSTMPHSESKESLSRHGSNTSLNLVSSESKDTKPLDFLKKQTQRLKGILGTKSEKKNANPVEDKQMKTVPESAEESSSIGKETKSELTTSAAENPKSINKSNQSRYQSSTSNVIFSSNLRDDTKVILEQISANSQKNRQELIKQADETGKSEGEHGGNVSNLDHQPSTRYQTRNLFGRPQVNPQERDSLLKRIENMRKEKKVYSRFEMGNNLG, translated from the exons ATGGCTCATCGCTCCCAGAGCTCTTCTGTGGGAGACAACCCTCTGGATCCTAATTATCTGCCACCGCATTATTGTGAAGAGTACAGACTGGCTATAGATGCTCTAGTGGAAAGCGACATTGAGGGATACTATAACTTTCTGCAAAATGCTAATGTTGTTGACTTCCTGTCAAGGCCTGAGATTGAGCACATTAAAAGTACTGTGCAGTTTCCACAAAGTACTTCATCAATACCAGAACTGCCGTACGGTGATGTGGATCAGGAGGGCTCGTCAGATACATACTGGCCCCTGCACTCTGATTTGGATGCACCAGGTTTGGATCTAGGTTGGCCGATGCTACAACATAGTTTCATCGGGCCTACTGAGGTCACAACATTGGTAAACCCCTCAGATCCTGAAATGCCCAGCATCAAGGAGCAGGCCCGGCGACTCATCAAAAACGCAAAGCAG GTGATTGCGGTGGTAATGGATATGTTTACAGATGTTGATATATTTGCCGATCTGCTGGATGCGGCTACACGTCGTGTGCCTGTTTATATTCTTCTGGATGAACTAAATGCCCATCACTTTATTGCCATGGTGACCAGCTGCAAAGTTAACCTGGATATGATCCCT ATGATGCGGGTGAGGACTGTGGCGGGCATCACATATTTTTGTCGCACAGGAAAGTCATTTAAAGGACAGGTGATGGACCGCTTCCTTCTCGCTGACTGTAGGGCAGTGCTCAGTGGAAATTATAG TTTCATGTGGTCTTTTGAGAAAATACATCGCTGCATAGCTCATCTGTTTCTTGGAGAACTTGTGGCCTCTTTTGATGAGGAATTCCGTATCCTCTTTGCTCAGTCACAGCCACTTGTTGTTGAAAATGCCTTGGTACCTGTGCCACCCGACAGCACAAGTAGTTACTTAAGTAATCAGTTTGGGTTGAAAAGGACACAGTCACTACGCAACCCCCGTGGATATCTTCGCCACCCTGAGCTCTCCGCATACTCATTTGGAGACCGCACTGACAGTTTCCGTAGGGATGACCCATTTCGCCACAGTATGGAGCCTGGAGGTGCTGCTTTGGGTTTGCAAGTAAACAAATTTAGAATGCAACAGTCTTTCTTAGAGCAGGGTCGGTCAATGGTTTCTTCTTCGCGTCAGCTAGAGTTGAATGCCTATAAAAGGCACAGCTATGCCGAAGGCACCCGTGAGAGCTACTCTTCATCTCGACAGTACATGAAACACCGGGTTATGAACAACTTGGAGGAGATGGAATCAAATTACCAGAGAGACCAATATTTTTATCAAGGTGAAGGACCTGGACCAGAAGTGGGGCATGGACGTTATGACCCCCTTCGGAGCTATGGTGTTCACCAGCTAGATCAATATTCTGACCCTGGGTATCTACCTGAACTTGAAGCACCGGGATGTCACGATGTCTTATCATCAGAAGATCTCGGCCATGATCCAGGAAACAAGCATCACCAAGGTGGCATTCACTATGGACCACCAAGCCAGAAAAGACCCACTGTAGGCCAAGCATATGCTTGTCAGAACTCACCTACTCAACTAAATCCTCCAGACCATAAGATGTTTCCTTCTGGAGAGCCAGAGAGACAATCCCAAGACCCTAGTCTGAAGCAGGGATTACGGAACTGGAGAATTCATTCTTACCTTAGCACTTGTGAAGATGCTGGAGAAGAGGGTTTGCAACAGCCTATGGGTGCAGAAGCCTTTGAGGAACCACAACAACTATCTGAAAATAAACCATTCTACCCAGAAGCACCAGGTGGTCACTTCAACAGCAAAGAGCTACCTAATATCCAAAGTACACATAAACTTGATTTACGGCCTCGCTTTGGTAAACCTTTATTACCAGAGAAGCAACTACCAAAAGATGCTAGCACTGAACTGACTTCTACAGGAACAGACTTACAAATGAGGCCAACTATTTCAGCTACATTACATATGCCAGAAGGAATGGacagtgaaagagagacagattcAAGAGAACTAAAGGAAATCAGCACTAAGCACGAATCATTCCGGAGCCGCATCAACCCAATGTTACAAAGGAGCTCACGGCTTCGCTCATCCCTCATCTTTAGCTCATCTAAACTAGAGCAACACAGCTCCATGCTTAATACTGGGGTGAAGCTACAACAGGATGAGGAGAACAGCTCAATCAGAACCTCTTCCATTGTAGCAGAGATGTTGGAAAAGAGAAGGTCACTCTCTAGGGAGCCTTTTGATTGGAGTAAACATAAAAGCTCAGATGAAAAAGACAATAAGGGTTTGGTTTCGTCAGATACAACTTCTAAAGTACAGCTGTTTGCAAGGGACACTAAAGACAATTTTACCAAAGACAATAAGGAGGAACCCAAGACTTCAGTGTCTGAAGATCAAGACAAGAAACTGCAAACAGAGTCTTCAGTTCCAACACTCATAAACCCCTCCCTGAATATGAATGATCCAGCTAGCCGTCTTCAGTACTTTAAGGAACTGTcagaaaagaaaaaggaaatcAAAACAGTAACAAAGTCTCTCATCAAAAGTCAGGAACCACCTTCAAATAAGCTTGAGGTATCTGATATTCCACCAGGTCGAGTAGCCACAATTCCAGCTGTTCCCCCAGCAGAACCCACCCCAGTATCAACGATGCAAACAGCTCTTCCTAAAAAGCTCCCATTGGTTACAACTAGGTTTCAGTCATCTGGTCTTACTGTAGACAAAACACACAAGGATAGCTCAATGTTAAAAGAAGAGTCCACAGAATCAACAAAGAAAGAATCATCTAAGGAAACAAAGTCTTTAAAGCCCATTCCTTCACCCAAATTTTTCAAAAGAGATTCCCTGAAACCCTTTAAAGGTTCTCACTCGCGTCATACATCATGTGGGGAAGATATCCTTACAGATGCAACAGATGCAGAAAAGAGTGAACTTAAGAAGTCTCGAAGCCTCAGCACctcaaccatgccacattcagaATCCAAGGAAAGCTTGAGTCGACATGGCTCCAACACATCCCTCAACCTTGTGAGCTCAGAGAGCAAGGACACAAAGCCTCTTGACTTCCTTAAGAAGCAAACACAAAGATTAAAGGGTATCCTTGGGACAAAAAGTGAGAAAAAGAATGCAAACCCTGTAGAAGACAAGCAAATGAAAACTGTACCAGAAAGTGCAGAAGAGTCTTCTTCCATTGGGAAAGAAACAAAGTCTGAATTAACAACATCAGCAGCGGAGAATCCCAAATCCATAAACAAATCGAATCAGTCTCGCTATCAGTCCTCTACCTCCAATGTGATATTCAGCAGCAATCTCAGAGATGATACTAAGGTAATCCTCGAGCAAATTTCTGCCAACAGTCAGAAGAATCGACAAGAGTTGATCAAGCAAGCTGACGAGACTGGAAAAAGTGAGGGGGAACATGGAGGCAATGTTTCAAACTTGGATCACCAGCCATCCACGCGATACCAGACCCGAAACTTGTTTGGTAGACCCCAGGTCAACCCTCAGGAGCGAGACTCACTGCTGAAGAGAATAGAGAACATGCGCAAGGAGAAGAAAGTCTACAGTCGCTTTGAG ATGGGGAATAACCTTGGATAA
- the LOC143516968 gene encoding uncharacterized protein LOC143516968 isoform X1 gives MIMLNEESNFNVVDVLKLPQSPISEREPKIEQLLNKLRQLQQAKEVLEDDVREVISQRSTLQDEEDLLTTEVLKLQGTLNEKEETCRSLQIKCEDLEKESQRQFELKQQKEELLQQCSCQIQETKLKHRKIRMKFENQLQQLMEQHKNLCTVFAQKRLPAEVQSSEYNTEQLLKAEHQKLEQLAHLEEELNNAQAIEMQSA, from the exons ATGATTATGTTAAATGAGG AGTCAAACTTCAATGTTGTAGATGTCCTGAAGTTACCACAGTCTCCTA TTAGTGAGAGAGAACCGAAAATTGAACAATTATTGAACAAGCTCAGACAATTGCAGCAAG CCAAGGAAGTTCTTGAAGATGATGTAAGAGAGGTCATTTCACAGAGAAGTACTTTGCAGGATGAAGAGGATCTCT TGACCACTGAGGTTTTAAAGCTACAGGGAACTTTGAATGAAAAAGAAG aGACATGTAGGTCTCTGCAGATAAAATGTGAGGACCTTGAAAAAGAATCACAAAG GCAATTTGAACTGAAGCAACAGAAAGAGGAACTTCTACAGCAGTGCAGCTGTCAGATCCAGGAAACCAAACTGAAACATAGGAAAATTCG GATGAAGTTTGAGAATCAACTACAGCAGCTGATGGAACAGCATAAGAACCTGTGCACTGTATTT GCTCAGAAAAGACTCCCCGCAGAGGTGCAGTCTTCTGAATATAACACAGAGCAATTACTGAAAGCTG aGCACCAAAAGTTAGAGCAGCTGGCACATTTAGAGGAGGAGCTGAATAATGCCCAGGCCATAGAAATGCAGAGTGCCTGA
- the LOC143516968 gene encoding uncharacterized protein LOC143516968 isoform X2 — MSLTVESNFNVVDVLKLPQSPISEREPKIEQLLNKLRQLQQAKEVLEDDVREVISQRSTLQDEEDLLTTEVLKLQGTLNEKEETCRSLQIKCEDLEKESQRQFELKQQKEELLQQCSCQIQETKLKHRKIRMKFENQLQQLMEQHKNLCTVFAQKRLPAEVQSSEYNTEQLLKAEHQKLEQLAHLEEELNNAQAIEMQSA; from the exons ATGAGCTTAACAGTTG AGTCAAACTTCAATGTTGTAGATGTCCTGAAGTTACCACAGTCTCCTA TTAGTGAGAGAGAACCGAAAATTGAACAATTATTGAACAAGCTCAGACAATTGCAGCAAG CCAAGGAAGTTCTTGAAGATGATGTAAGAGAGGTCATTTCACAGAGAAGTACTTTGCAGGATGAAGAGGATCTCT TGACCACTGAGGTTTTAAAGCTACAGGGAACTTTGAATGAAAAAGAAG aGACATGTAGGTCTCTGCAGATAAAATGTGAGGACCTTGAAAAAGAATCACAAAG GCAATTTGAACTGAAGCAACAGAAAGAGGAACTTCTACAGCAGTGCAGCTGTCAGATCCAGGAAACCAAACTGAAACATAGGAAAATTCG GATGAAGTTTGAGAATCAACTACAGCAGCTGATGGAACAGCATAAGAACCTGTGCACTGTATTT GCTCAGAAAAGACTCCCCGCAGAGGTGCAGTCTTCTGAATATAACACAGAGCAATTACTGAAAGCTG aGCACCAAAAGTTAGAGCAGCTGGCACATTTAGAGGAGGAGCTGAATAATGCCCAGGCCATAGAAATGCAGAGTGCCTGA